AAATTACGCGCATTCTTATTATTCCTTTAATTTACCACGAGCAATATTTAGCAATAAATAACACTCGGGTGTGATCATGCTGGGATTGATCTTTCGCGGTGTGTTTCTCGTTGGTATACTCACCTGGTACAGCACCAGCGTGTGGAAAATGATCGACAGTTACTTCAGAGATCAGTTCCGGAGCTACTTGGAGGAAGAGTATCGAAAGAATCCACGAATGAGGTCCGAGGTACAAGCTGACTCGGTCGGTAAGACCGATTCCGCGGTTACCACGCCACACCCCGATCCGACAGTGGAGCCATCGCGGGAGATTCTCGAAGCTGTCGAAACGATTGCGCGTGCGGTCGAAGCTGCAGAAAATGATTCCGTGGAAACGAATGGAGAGCCACAGGTGACAGGTGGCACCAGTGAAAACGAGGCCGCCGCAGGGGGATCTAccgataaaaatgtattcctgGGAACTGTCGCGGAATCGGAGCTGGAAAGAAGGAAGTCGACCGAGAATGAACAGGATTCTCGACAACCTATTAATCACGACGGCCGTGACCTCGAACGTCACGAGAACGACGATCGTCATCGATCAGTCTCCCAACTGTCTAAGAGCACGGTTAAGAGAATCAGATACGACAGGAAGCTGGCCACGTCTAGGGATATTTCACGCGAGAAGCAATTACCCAAAAGACGAAACGTGAAGACGATCACGTTCAGTGAGAAGGATTTTAAGTCCATCAGCAATCACGTTTCCAATGATGATTTTTGGGAGTTCGAGGAAGACGCGGATGAAAAAGAACCACTGGAAGGTATTTTGGTTTCCGAGCTACCGTTCAAACCTAGAGCGGATATAGGGGATTTGGACAGGGTCACTGCTGATGAATACTGTCCCTTGAGCTTGGAAGATGAAGCGTCTTGCGATGAAACGTTCAAATGGCCTTGAAGAGGCACGTAGTAGAGTTATAAATTCTGTTCATCCGAATCAATAGTAGAAAAAACTTGGTTGTTAGAGTTCTGGCTTTCGAGTATCAACTGTGATCTTTCGGAAGAAATATACCAAGTTTCGCTAGTATTGCGATTAGATTCAATCAAACGCTCGTACCGAATACCAGtgtaccaaaaaaaaaaaaaaaaaagaaagaaaaaagaaaacaaaaagaaaaaaaacagaaaaaagataattcattatttctttcaaaagaACACAGCTTCGgcttgaaaatttcaattctggTAATTGAACGACATCAAGCTGTGTATGCTTCGAATCTTCGATATCAAATAAGCGTTAGTTTTGGGTTGATGCATTCAAAGATATACTAATGTTTACAACAtatctacatatgtatatttattaacccTTTCAGTgcttattaaaataacaatatgtggtagaagaaagaattatttcaatgatttGAACTTCTTGTAAATATATCATGAAAGTAATTACTTCTTTCATGAAAGTAATTACTTCTTTCATGATACAGTTCAATATTAATTGTGTATACGTCTAcattattgtttatacaatatCTCGTTTCTTTGATGATTTTGTTTTCATCTAATCTTTTATGTGTATCCAcaacataataaaattaatttagataTAGGTAACACATACgtaaaaagtatattatactatagcaccattataaataaatgctatatatatatatttcttcgaaTATCTATTAGAatcttgcaaatatttcattatccctctttctctcgacataataatattaatataagaataaacATTACTTATTTCACACGAGTTACGAAAACAGaattttgctatttatatGCTCGCCACTACAAGCGTTAAACGCTCGTACATCTTTCATGTTGCCTGTATGAACCAAGTACTCAAAGGATTAAAGACATAAAAAGTTGAGAATTCTATTTTGACAGCTTCAGTTACTTTACCGATGTGCCTAATATCTTCGATCGAACTTTATcataattttgcaaattctGACGGTGAATTACCTCTGACAAAAACTACGAtggtttaaaataaatgtcaTCGATGAACAGTAATTTCACGGCATGAGCCGTGGTCAACTATTTTTCCCGCTATCCCTAAAAATCGCTtcataaataagaatataGACATAATACGTCGACGCTATTGACTTTTTGCTGGGCTGAAGAAGACTCGACAGGAGGTTGCAAAATGTGCCCCGTCACTATAAGCGTACACCTGATGCAATCCTCCTGCGAACAAACTTCCAAGCTACATAGCACGTGAAAGAAGTTACCTTTTCTGAACTTTAACGCGATAAACGATATACTACTGCCCCGTCGATTAATCATGTGCAAAGCATTACGGGGAGAAACAAAAAAGCACGATGATCTGGGTCAATGTTAACTGTTTGCTTCGTTACAAGTTTCTCGTGTCGACGATACATCAAGGGTATGAAAGAAGGGTTCAAAGGCTTGAAGAAAGAGCGAAAATTGTAGAACGTAAA
The DNA window shown above is from Bombus fervidus isolate BK054 chromosome 8, iyBomFerv1, whole genome shotgun sequence and carries:
- the LOC139989742 gene encoding uncharacterized protein — encoded protein: MLGLIFRGVFLVGILTWYSTSVWKMIDSYFRDQFRSYLEEEYRKNPRMRSEVQADSVGKTDSAVTTPHPDPTVEPSREILEAVETIARAVEAAENDSVETNGEPQVTGGTSENEAAAGGSTDKNVFLGTVAESELERRKSTENEQDSRQPINHDGRDLERHENDDRHRSVSQLSKSTVKRIRYDRKLATSRDISREKQLPKRRNVKTITFSEKDFKSISNHVSNDDFWEFEEDADEKEPLEGILVSELPFKPRADIGDLDRVTADEYCPLSLEDEASCDETFKWP